Proteins from a single region of Pogoniulus pusillus isolate bPogPus1 chromosome 23, bPogPus1.pri, whole genome shotgun sequence:
- the LOC135185615 gene encoding E3 ubiquitin-protein ligase TRIM7-like: MAALGERLQAEASCSVCLELFSEPVLTECGHSFCRHCLATLLEASTTGAAACPLCRTPLGPSSLRPNRVLSSVAALAAELEAEAGRSRCREHGEALGLFCESCRCLLCPLCWDSPRHRQHRARPAQEAAQRLREVLQSDLVLLQKEKEDFKPGGEKQSDALLSKVAVEQQRLKDTFEQLQQFLQEQKGVLLAQLDQAHEELAKQRSQYISRASERRSLLDMVIAELEKKRDQPAVEFLMDVGRTLSSCEAAKVPVPEPVSPELQRHVGNLCEMSQLVTATVASFRVKVLSEMDRERAKVALDPETASPDLLVSEDCRSVRLGDRQQNLPSTPKRFTGSPSVLGSQGFTSGRHYWEVEVGKGDSWAVGVAVDSVQRKESLSTAMGKIWALRLDWDRQYTALHMPPTPLVLKEEPRRIRVHLDYEGGQVTFYNAENMVQLLQYKASFTERVFPYFWLWSQETIIQLCG, encoded by the exons ATGGCGGCGCTGGGGGAGCGGCTGCAGGCCGAGGCGAGCTGTTCGgtgtgcctggagctgttctcGGAACCGGTGCTCACCGAGTGCGGCCACAGCTTCTGCCGCCACTGCCTGGCGACGCTGCTGGAGGCCTCGACGACCGGCGCTGCCGCCTGTCCCCTGTGCCGGACCCCCCTGGGCCCGAGCTCGCTGCGGCCCAACCGGGTGCTGAGCTCCGTGGCCGCGCTGGCGGcggagctggaggcagaggcggGGCGGTCCCGCTGCCGGGAGCACGGCgaggccctggggctgttctgcgagagctgccgctgcctgctctgcccgcTCTGCTGGGACAGTCCTCGCCACCGCCAGCACCGAGCCCGGCCTGCGCAGGAGGCGGCCCAGCGGCTGCGG gaggtgctccagagtGACCTGGTTCTTctacagaaagagaaagaggattttaagcctggaggagaaaagcaaagtgaTGCTCTGCTG AGCAAGGTAGCcgtggagcagcagaggctgaaggacactttcgagcagctgcagcagttcctgcaggagcagaaggggGTTCTGCTGGCCCAGCTGGACCAGGCACATGAGGAGCTTGCCAAGCAGCGCAGCCAATACATCTCCAGAGCTTCGGAGAGGAGGTCTCTGCTGGACATGGTGATTGCAGAATTGGAGAAGAAACGTGACCAGCCTGCGGTCGAATTCCTAATG GATGTTGGCAGAACCCTGAGCAG CTGCGAGGCAGCGAAGGTCCCAGTCCCGGAGCCAGTTTCGCCGGAGCTGCAGAGACACGTTGGGAACCTCTGTGAGATGAGCCAGCTGGTCACGGCCACTGTGGCCAGCTTCAGAG TGAAAGTGCTGAGTGAGATGGACAGAGAAAGGG CGAAGGTGGCGCTGGACCCAGAGACGGCGAGCCCAGACCTGCTCGTCTCGGAGGACTGCAGAAGCGTGAGGCTGGGAGACAGGCAGCAAAACCTCCCCAGTACCCCAAAGAGATTCACGGGCAGCCCCAGCGTCCTGGGCTCCCAGGGGTTCACATCTGGGAGGCATTACTGGGAGGTGGAGGTAGGGAAGGGAGACAGCTGGGCCGTGGGGGTGGCTGTGGACTCTGTGCAGAGGAAGGAGTCACTCAGCACGGCCATGGGGAAGATCTGGGCCCTACGGCTGGACTGGGATCGCCAGTACACGGCACTCCACATGCCCCCCACCCCACTGGTGCTGAAAGAAGAGCCCCGGCGGATCCGGGTCCACCTAGACTATGAAGGGGGCCAAGTGACCTTCTACAATGCAGAGAACATGGTGCAGCTCCTTCAGTACAAGGCATCCTTCACTGAGAGGGTCTTCCCATACTTCTGGCTCTGGTCACAGGAAACCATCATCCAGCTATGTGGGTGA